A segment of the Marinomonas posidonica IVIA-Po-181 genome:
TGGAAAGGTCGAATCTGTGTCCGTTCTTCGGCTAATATTTACAATCAGTCCCTTGTGGCATCTATGATCGAAGCGGATGGTGCTGAACAGACTCAGACCTGGATTAAAGGTCTCATGGCAAATCTGGCACGCCCTCCTTTTGGTGGTGATGTGGATCTATTAAAAGCGGTTGCGGCAGGAGTGTGTGATGTGACACTGGCAAACACTTACTACTATGGTCGATTAGGGCAAAGTGATTTGGCGAGTGATCGAGAAGTGTATGCCAAAGTAAAACCTTTCTGGCCGAATCAAGGCAAAGGTGAGCGTGGTGCTCATGTTAACGTGAGTGGCGCAGGACTTACGTCAGCGGCGACAAATATTGCAAATGCGAAACGTTTACTTGAGTTTTTAACCAGTCGAACAGCGCAAGAATGGTATGCTCATGTGAATAATGAATACCCTGTTGTAAAGGGTATTGGCGCACCTGAGATGTTAGCACCTTATGGTACTTTCCGTGCCGATACCTTGTCGTTAAGCAAATTGGGTGAGAATAATCGTCAAGCGGTTGAACTAATGGACATAGGCGGCTGGAAATAACGGCTTATTCGAACAGAATTCATCACAGGTTGTAACGAGTCATTGAACTGGTTTAAAACATTAAATTTTACTTTCTTACCTAGCGCGGCGGTGTTCATCGCCGCGCTGTTGTCTTTGCCTATCTTGGTGGTTTTGGTCAATGTGGTGATCGGTGATGGTCAGGTTTGGCATCATCTTTACCAAACGGTATTGATTGAATACGTTCATAATTCTTTGCTGTTGATGGTTGGCGTCGGGATAGGTGTGCTCTGTATCGGTGTGCCTGCCGCTTGGTTAACCAGCATGTGTCATTTTCCTGGGCGTAAGTTCTTGGCTTGGGCTTTACTACTGCCGATGGCATTTCCGGCCTACATCATTGCTTATACGTACACAGGTATATTGGACTTTGCGGGTCCGGTTCAAACCTTTATTCGAGAACTGACTGGTTGGCATTATGGGGACTATTGGTTTTTTGAAATACGCTCCCTAGGGGGCGCCATGATCATGCTGATTTTGGTCTTGTATCCTTATGTGTATTTGATGAGTCGCGCGGCGTTTTTGGAGCAATCTGCCAATACTTTAGAAGTAGCGCGCACCTTAGGCTATTCCAGTCCTCAAGCTTTTTTTAAGCTTGCTTTGCCACTGGCTCGCCCTGCGATTGTGACTGGACTAACCTTGGCTCTGATGGAAACGTTAGCCGACTATGGGACGGTACAGTATTTTAGTGTGAACACCTTTACCACTGGCATTCTAAGAACCTTTTATGGTTTTGGAGATGTCGCCGCTGCATCTCAGTTAGCGGGTGTCTTATTGTTGTTTGTGACGGTGTTAATTGTGCTGGAGCGGTATTCAAGACATCGTATTCGTTATCATAATTCAGGTATTAAAAAAGCCAGTAGTCGACGTATTCAACTTGGCCAATGGCAAGGCGTCTGTGCTTTGCTCTTTTGTCTCTTACCTATCTTGCTAGGGTTTTTGATGCCAGCCTTGGTGTTAGCTTATTGGACGGTGTTTAAGGCCGAGTTTATTGCCGATCGCTTCCTTCAATTAGCGTGGAATTCCTTCTATCTTGCCGCATTAGCGGCGTTAATTTTGGTCAGTTTGGCCTTAGTGCTAAGTTACGCAGGACGCTTGTACCGGCATCAAGCCGTTAATGCGTCAGTGGGTTTGTCTGGTTTGGGGTATGCTCTTCCAGGTACCATTATTGCCATTGGTACCTTAGTGCCACTGGCTTGGTTAGATCATCAGGTTATTGATTTAGTGAAACACTATACTGGGCAAAAAGTCGGCTTATTGTTGTCCGGAACCTTGTTTGCTCTTCTGTTTGCTTATACGGTGCGTTTTATGGCTGTGTCATTAGGGGCTGTTCAGAATGGTTTAGGGAAAATAAAACCCAGTATGGACATGTCGGCGCGAACCTTAGGCATGAACTCATGGAAGGTATTAACTCGAATTCATTTACCATTGCTTAAAGGGTCGATTTTGACGGCGATTTTAATCGTTTTTGTCGATGTGCTAAAAGAGCTTCCTGCCACTTTAGTTCTGCGTCCGTTTAACTTTAATACTCTGGCTGTACGAGCGTTTGAATTAGCCTCAGATGA
Coding sequences within it:
- a CDS encoding ABC transporter permease, with the protein product MNWFKTLNFTFLPSAAVFIAALLSLPILVVLVNVVIGDGQVWHHLYQTVLIEYVHNSLLLMVGVGIGVLCIGVPAAWLTSMCHFPGRKFLAWALLLPMAFPAYIIAYTYTGILDFAGPVQTFIRELTGWHYGDYWFFEIRSLGGAMIMLILVLYPYVYLMSRAAFLEQSANTLEVARTLGYSSPQAFFKLALPLARPAIVTGLTLALMETLADYGTVQYFSVNTFTTGILRTFYGFGDVAAASQLAGVLLLFVTVLIVLERYSRHRIRYHNSGIKKASSRRIQLGQWQGVCALLFCLLPILLGFLMPALVLAYWTVFKAEFIADRFLQLAWNSFYLAALAALILVSLALVLSYAGRLYRHQAVNASVGLSGLGYALPGTIIAIGTLVPLAWLDHQVIDLVKHYTGQKVGLLLSGTLFALLFAYTVRFMAVSLGAVQNGLGKIKPSMDMSARTLGMNSWKVLTRIHLPLLKGSILTAILIVFVDVLKELPATLVLRPFNFNTLAVRAFELASDERLVDAAPASLMIVLVSLVPVILLSRSISSDVASSK
- a CDS encoding Fe(3+) ABC transporter substrate-binding protein, with translation MAIISQRSIKRIKLGSYIKHAGLVLLSCSFFMPVGVHAQGEVNIYSARKESLIAPILETFSEQNDVVVNLITGSADALLSRLRAEGDASPADIFITVDAGRLHRAKAAGVLQPLQSDVLAANIPSHLRDIDNYWFGLSQRARVIFYNPESVSPSELSRYEDLVDAKWKGRICVRSSANIYNQSLVASMIEADGAEQTQTWIKGLMANLARPPFGGDVDLLKAVAAGVCDVTLANTYYYGRLGQSDLASDREVYAKVKPFWPNQGKGERGAHVNVSGAGLTSAATNIANAKRLLEFLTSRTAQEWYAHVNNEYPVVKGIGAPEMLAPYGTFRADTLSLSKLGENNRQAVELMDIGGWK